From one Aquicella lusitana genomic stretch:
- a CDS encoding acyl-CoA dehydrogenase — MELANFISLVILIGLVLTSAFFQLSIILWTSLIGAGLVALSFSGSLTGFPFVMAWFCYLVAAAFANLHKLRQRYLVQPALKNLQKRMPTISNTEREAIEAGNTWWEKELFSGSPHWKKLFSIPRPSLTQEEQSFLDNQVEQLCAMLNDWQITYENRDLPEDVWGYLKKEKFFGMVIPKQYGGLGFSALAHSTVVMKIATRSLSAAVNTMVPNSLGPAELLLHYGTDEQKNYYLPRLASGMEIPCFALTAPGAGSDAGSIPDTGIVCRGEYDGKETVGIRLNWDKRYITLAPVATVLGLAFQLYDPDRLLGGEENMGITLCLIPTSHPGVEIGSRHFPLQLAFMNGPTRGRDVFIPLDWIIGGPKMAGQGWRMLMECLSIGRSISLPALATACGKISYRYTGAYARLRRQFNTPIASFEGIEEALGNIAGYTYILEASRMMTAGAVDLKVKPSIASAIAKYHMTEISRTVIAHAMDVHAGHMIQVGPRNFLANLHFAIPISITVEGANILTRNLIIFGQGAIRCHPYLLKEVELITAKDTKIEALDRVLMSHIGFFVSNLLRNLAYGLTGGKFIFATIKQKRIKRYQRQLTRMSAALALMSDTSLMLLGGSLKRRERISARLGDILSQLYLASTVLKYFHDNNKPETDVDYVCWSLQQCLQKIQVACDDWFENFPHPFVGKLLNWIIFPFGSAYKNPKDELHKNIVLSMLSPSEIRDRLTQYCYVSKQEDELSYRLEKALAKVSTIDPLWKKLQKAVQSGVILNRYNFAERVRAAEQAGVLSADEAHTLNEFESLRNEIIKVNEFSFDLSKVIA; from the coding sequence AAAAAATTTGCAAAAACGCATGCCTACAATCAGTAATACAGAGCGTGAAGCGATTGAGGCAGGGAATACCTGGTGGGAGAAAGAATTATTCAGCGGCAGCCCGCATTGGAAAAAATTGTTCAGCATTCCACGACCTAGCCTGACGCAGGAAGAACAGTCTTTTCTCGATAATCAGGTTGAGCAGTTGTGCGCCATGTTGAACGATTGGCAGATTACTTATGAAAACCGTGACTTGCCTGAAGATGTCTGGGGCTATCTCAAGAAAGAAAAATTCTTTGGCATGGTCATCCCCAAGCAATATGGCGGTTTGGGATTTTCAGCGCTTGCACATTCAACAGTGGTAATGAAAATAGCCACCCGCAGTCTCAGTGCTGCTGTGAATACCATGGTACCCAATTCGCTTGGTCCTGCGGAATTGCTGCTGCATTATGGTACAGACGAGCAAAAAAATTATTATCTGCCGCGGCTTGCGTCCGGCATGGAAATACCCTGTTTCGCGCTTACAGCCCCGGGAGCGGGGAGTGATGCGGGTTCTATCCCTGATACAGGTATTGTGTGTCGAGGCGAGTATGATGGCAAAGAAACGGTCGGTATCCGTCTGAATTGGGACAAGCGTTATATTACACTCGCTCCGGTTGCAACAGTTCTGGGACTTGCCTTCCAATTATATGATCCTGATCGCCTGTTGGGCGGTGAGGAAAATATGGGCATTACACTTTGTTTAATTCCCACCAGCCACCCCGGTGTGGAAATTGGCAGCCGTCATTTCCCACTTCAGCTGGCATTTATGAATGGCCCTACACGTGGAAGAGACGTTTTTATTCCTCTTGACTGGATTATTGGCGGACCCAAAATGGCAGGACAGGGATGGCGAATGTTAATGGAGTGCCTTTCCATCGGTCGATCCATTTCACTGCCAGCGCTTGCTACTGCTTGCGGAAAAATTTCGTATCGTTACACAGGCGCTTACGCAAGGCTGCGCCGACAATTCAACACGCCTATTGCTTCGTTTGAAGGCATCGAAGAAGCATTAGGCAATATCGCAGGTTACACGTACATACTTGAAGCTTCCCGCATGATGACAGCAGGCGCTGTGGATCTGAAAGTCAAACCCTCCATTGCGTCTGCGATTGCTAAATATCACATGACCGAGATATCACGTACGGTTATTGCACATGCCATGGATGTACATGCAGGCCACATGATTCAAGTGGGCCCCAGGAATTTTCTGGCTAATTTGCATTTTGCTATTCCCATTAGTATCACGGTGGAAGGTGCAAATATCCTGACCCGTAATCTTATTATTTTTGGCCAGGGCGCTATTCGCTGTCATCCTTATTTGCTTAAGGAAGTAGAGTTAATTACCGCCAAAGACACTAAAATAGAAGCGCTTGACCGCGTTTTAATGTCTCATATTGGATTTTTTGTCAGCAATCTTTTGCGGAATCTGGCGTATGGATTAACAGGTGGCAAATTTATTTTCGCTACGATCAAACAAAAACGGATCAAACGTTATCAGCGTCAGCTAACACGTATGAGTGCAGCGCTTGCGCTCATGTCTGATACTAGTCTGATGCTGCTTGGCGGCAGCCTCAAGCGGCGCGAACGTATTTCGGCGCGGCTGGGTGATATCCTGAGCCAACTTTATTTGGCTTCAACGGTATTGAAATATTTTCATGACAATAATAAACCTGAAACGGATGTGGATTATGTCTGCTGGTCATTGCAACAATGCCTGCAAAAAATTCAAGTAGCATGCGACGACTGGTTTGAAAATTTTCCTCATCCTTTTGTAGGCAAATTATTAAACTGGATTATTTTTCCTTTTGGTTCCGCCTATAAAAACCCGAAGGATGAGCTGCATAAGAATATTGTTCTCTCCATGCTCTCTCCTTCTGAAATTCGGGATCGGCTCACGCAATATTGCTATGTTAGCAAGCAGGAGGATGAATTGAGTTATCGCCTGGAAAAAGCCTTAGCCAAGGTATCGACGATTGATCCCCTCTGGAAAAAGCTGCAAAAAGCTGTGCAAAGTGGCGTAATATTGAATCGGTATAATTTCGCCGAGCGTGTCAGGGCTGCAGAGCAGGCGGGAGTCTTATCTGCAGATGAAGCACACACGCTTAATGAGTTTGAGTCATTGCGAAACGAAATCATTAAAGTAAATGAGTTTTCATTTGATTTAAGTAAAGTGATAGCGTGA
- a CDS encoding acetyl-CoA C-acetyltransferase yields MTGNTTSFMRDVYIVDGARTPFLKAKGKPGPFSAADLAVSAGKELLGRQPFSPEEIDEVVIGCVMPNTDEANIGRVVSLRLGCGKSVPAWTVQRNCASGMQSLDSAAKDIATGRHDLVLAGGTEAMSRAPLLYNDNMTNWFAGLASAKGWNAKLKQWTQLKPGNLFNPVVALLKGLTDPLVNLSMGQTAENLAYRFNITREQMDQFSFESHHLTAAAQDEHVFQNEVINTFANSGDFYVSDDGVRRDSSMEKLGALKPFFDKKFGSVTPGNSSQVSDGATLMLLASKEAIKKYQLPVLARIVNVEWAGVEPAEMGLGPVYAVNNLLQRYNLAMDDIDFWEINEAFAAQVLGCLAAWESDDYCRRYLGLDRALGKLDRSKLNIDGGAIAVGHPVGASGARIVLHLAQVLRRKNAKKGIATICIGGGQGGAVLIENVSEV; encoded by the coding sequence ATGACAGGCAACACCACTTCTTTCATGCGGGATGTTTATATTGTTGATGGTGCACGCACACCTTTTTTAAAAGCAAAAGGGAAACCCGGGCCATTTTCTGCCGCGGATCTTGCTGTTAGCGCAGGAAAAGAATTATTAGGAAGACAACCTTTCTCTCCCGAGGAAATTGATGAGGTTGTTATTGGCTGTGTAATGCCCAATACGGATGAAGCAAATATTGGACGTGTTGTCTCATTGCGACTGGGATGCGGCAAGTCAGTTCCTGCGTGGACCGTACAGCGTAATTGCGCCTCTGGTATGCAGTCACTGGATAGTGCAGCAAAAGATATCGCAACCGGCCGGCATGATCTGGTGTTGGCAGGTGGTACTGAAGCGATGAGCCGTGCACCACTATTATACAATGATAATATGACAAACTGGTTTGCCGGTCTTGCCAGTGCAAAGGGATGGAATGCCAAGCTCAAACAGTGGACACAGTTAAAGCCCGGCAACCTTTTTAATCCTGTTGTGGCGCTTTTAAAAGGTTTAACCGATCCGTTGGTCAATCTTTCAATGGGCCAAACAGCTGAAAACCTTGCCTACCGTTTCAACATCACACGTGAGCAAATGGATCAATTCTCTTTTGAAAGCCATCACCTTACTGCAGCAGCTCAAGATGAACATGTTTTTCAAAATGAAGTCATAAACACATTCGCTAATAGTGGCGATTTTTATGTTTCCGACGATGGGGTAAGACGCGATAGCTCCATGGAAAAGCTTGGAGCATTAAAACCCTTCTTCGATAAAAAATTTGGCAGTGTGACACCGGGTAACAGTTCCCAAGTGTCAGATGGAGCAACACTCATGTTGTTAGCCAGCAAAGAAGCCATTAAGAAATATCAATTACCTGTGTTAGCTCGTATTGTGAATGTGGAATGGGCAGGTGTGGAACCGGCGGAGATGGGTCTTGGCCCCGTGTATGCCGTCAATAATCTCTTGCAACGTTATAATCTCGCGATGGATGACATCGATTTCTGGGAAATTAATGAAGCATTTGCTGCGCAGGTTCTGGGTTGTCTCGCTGCGTGGGAAAGTGATGATTATTGCCGTCGATATCTCGGTTTGGACAGGGCGTTGGGTAAACTGGACAGATCCAAGTTAAATATTGATGGCGGTGCAATTGCAGTAGGCCATCCGGTTGGAGCAAGCGGAGCGCGTATTGTATTGCATCTTGCGCAAGTTTTACGGCGTAAAAACGCCAAAAAAGGAATCGCCACAATTTGTATTGGCGGTGGTCAGGGCGGTGCGGTGTTAATTGAAAACGTTTCCGAGGTGTAA